A region of Diospyros lotus cultivar Yz01 chromosome 3, ASM1463336v1, whole genome shotgun sequence DNA encodes the following proteins:
- the LOC127796879 gene encoding uncharacterized protein LOC127796879 produces MENEDDENSVEIIPELDDYVLSRDKVRREIKPPTRYAHADIIAYALNIGDSIEHEEPVSYQEACSSNYKTNWLKAIKEEMESLQKNKTWIVVNKPKDQKVIGCKWIFKRKPGIPSVEPARFKARVVAKGFSQREGIDYYKVFCPVVKHSSIRRIPSQDLTQFDEPIHDNFPDEQLFKVNVIRASFVVPWYADIANYLATGLIPDHWSKQDRHKFFRKVRTFFWDEPYLFKYCPDQIIRRCIPDHEQQSVINFSHTLACGGHFSVKKTVAKIFQSGFYWPTLFKDVYKFCSNCDRCQRLGSLSRRNMMPLHPIQVLEVFDCWGMDFMGPFVNSFGHEYILLAVDYVSKWVEAIPVVKFEQALDLVNILLT; encoded by the exons atggaaaatgaggatgATGAAAATTCAGTTGAAATCATTCCAGAATTGGATGATTATGTCCTATCAAGGGATAAAGTGAGGAGAGAAATTAAACCTCCCACAAGGTATGCCCATGCTGATATAATTGCTTATGCTCTTAATATTGGAGATTCAATAGAGCATGAAGAACCTGTTAGTTATCAAGAAGCTTGTTCCAGTAATTATAAAACTAATTGGTTAAAGGCAATAAAGGAAGAGATGGAATctcttcaaaagaataaaacatgGATTGTTGTAAATAAACCTAAAGATCAAAAGGTTATAGGCTGTAAATGGATATTCAAAAGAAAGCCAGGTATCCCAAGTGTAGAACCAGCCAGATTTAAGGCTAGGGTAGTTGCCAAGGGTTTTTCCCAAAGAGAAGGCATAGACTACTATAAAGTGTTCTGCCCTGTAGTAAAGCATTCCTCTATAAG aaggattccaagtcaagatctcacacaatttgatgaaccaattcatgacaatttccctgatgagcaactgtttaaagtgaatgttattcgtgcatcatttgttgtcccttggtatgccgacattgcgaactacctggcaactggtctgatcccagaccattggagtaagcaagataggcataaattcttcagaaaagtcagaaccttcttttgggatgagccctacctcttcaagtattgtcctgaccaaatcatccgtagatgcatacccgatcatgagcaacaaagtgtcattaatttcagtcatactcttgcatgtggaggccatttttctgtcaagaaaacagttgcaaaaatttttcagagtggattttattggccgacactgttcaaggatgtgtacaagttctgttcaaattgcgatcgatgtcaaaggttaggaagtctgtcaaggagaaacatgatgccattacatccgatccaagtgttagaagtttttgactgttggggtatggattttatgggcccatttgtcaattcatttggtcatgaatatatcttacttgctgttgactatgtgtccaaatgggtagaagcaa TTCCTGTAGTTAAGTTTGAGCAGGCTTTAGATTTGGTCAATATTCTTCTAACGTAG